The following coding sequences lie in one Capsicum annuum cultivar UCD-10X-F1 chromosome 5, UCD10Xv1.1, whole genome shotgun sequence genomic window:
- the LOC107870856 gene encoding classical arabinogalactan protein 9: protein MDSSIVKFHFLALNIFRLLASSPFDLCENADRTRITPSHGCYKHLRLLQFESTTPDNSFPYGIYASPPLLSGAVPPISPNSPPVGISTPPPMSVPPSPEKSSPYGTFNPPLTPSGAMSTPLLPTSPPPSPLSPSAQTPQHNAPMPPAVNQPPTNNSHSSSPPPPPPKKAENVVWCVAKPTVPADLIQQALDYACGSGAGCDVIQPNGACYQPATLLSHASYAFNSCWQKKKQGGGTCDFGGTAMLVTVDPSYDQCRFTYN, encoded by the exons ATGGATTCAAGCATTGTGAAATTCCACTTTCTTGCCTTAAACATATTTCGATTGCTAGCCTCAAGCCCCTTCGATTTGTGTG AAAATGCTGATAGAACCAGGATTACACCTAGCCATGGATGTTACAAGCATTTACGACTGCTGCAGTTTGAATCAACTACTCCAGATAACTCTTTTCCCTACGGAATCTACGCTTCTCCTCCTCTTCTTTCAGGAGCTGTACCACCGATTAGTCCAAACTCTCCTCCAGTTGGGATATCCACTCCTCCTCCAATGTCTGTGCCACCAAGTCCAGAAAAATCTTCTCCGTATGGGACATTCAATCCTCCTCTTACTCCTTCAGGGGCTATGTCAACACCTTTACTTCCCACTTCTCCACCGCCATCGCCACTATCTCCAAGTGCACAAACCCCACAGCATAATGCACCTATGCCACCAGCAGTTAATCAGCCACCAACGAATAATAGTCAttcatcatcaccaccaccaccacctcctaAGAAAGCTGAAAATGTGGTTTGGTGTGTGGCCAAACCAACTGTACCAGCAGACTTGATTCAGCAGGCATTGGACTATGCTTGTGGTTCTGGTGCTGGTTGTGATGTCATACAGCCCAATGGGGCATGTTACCAGCCGGCTACTCTTCTTTCTCATGCTTCTTATGCTTTCAATAGTTGCTGGCAGAAGAAGAAACAGGGTGGAGGAACTTGTGACTTTGGAGGCACTGCCATGCTCGTCACTGTTGATCCAA GTTATGATCAGTGTCGTTTCACATACAACTAA